GGTAATGCCATGAGCTTTTCCATGAAAAAGTCTGCCCTGATGAATAATCAGGAGGTGCTGACTAAAATATTCAAACGGACATTACTGATTTTTCTGATCGGATATCTGATGTACTGGTTCCCGTTTTTCCATTATAATGAAGCCGGGGGAATCAGTTTTTCTCCGATTGGAAATACCCGTATTCTGGGCGTTTTGCAACGCATCGGATTGTGTTACGGGATCGTCTCCCTGATGATACACTACCTTTCTACCAGATGGGTAGCTATTCTCAGTGTATTGTTTCTGATTGGTTATTGGATCGTATTGTTATGTTTTGGAGATCCTGCCGATCCATTCAGTATGACCGGAAATGCGGGGCAATACCTGGACCTGTTCCTCCTTGGAGATACCCATCTTTACCATGGCGAAGGGATCGCATTTGATCCTGAAGGTATATTAAGTACAATTCCTTCCTGCGTGAACGTAATTATAGGTTACTATGCCGGCCGTTTTATTCAGGAAAAGGGAAAAGGCTTTGAAAGCATTGCTAAATTATTGCTGGCGGGAGTGTTACTTGTTTTCCTGGCATGGTGCTGGAATTCCGCTTTTCCAATCAATAAAAAACTATGGACGAGTTCATTTGTACTGATTACCTGTGGACTTGACCTGATCATTATTGCCGCGCTCATTTACATTATAGAAGTGAAAGCATCCACCAAATGGACCGGATTTTTTACTGTATTTGGGAAAAATCCTCTGTTCATTTACATCGTTGCCGATCTCTTGCTGATTATCATCAATACCCTGTTTCCTAAATCTGATTTCAGCGGATGGATCAATACTGTTTTCTTCCAGGCAATTGCACCGGGGCCTATCGGTTCCCTGCTCTTTGCAATCAGCTTTATGCTGGTGTGCTGGTTTATTGGTTACCTCCTTGACCGGAAAAAAATATATATCCGCGTCTGATGGTAATGAAATAATTAAGAAAACTATTTAAAAAGAAAAACAAATGAAACAATACCTTATAGGAGCTTTACTCATCATGACAGCAACTGAAAGTAGCTTTGCACAACAAGGATCTGATTTGAAAGCTCAGGATTTGAGCATTAACCTGGAGATGATGAGCAACAGAGATGATAAAGTCGTATCGGTTCTCCACATCAGAAATAATGGTAAAGCAGCTTTGCCTGCTTCAGGCTGGAAAATTTATTTCAATTCCAGGGTAATAAAAACCTCAGGAGCAGATTCGGCAGTGGCTACCATTCAACATGTAAATGGAGATCTGTTTCAGTTATCTCCATTAAAACCATTTAAAACGCTTCCGGCAGGGGCGACCGTTCAGCTTAAACTGAGCTCGGAATCGATGAACAATGTCTCGGAACGGCCGCAAGGATTTTACCTGGTATGGGACAAAACACCCGATCATGCAGAAAACATCGGTACCTTCAGTTTTAAAGCATTTCCAGGAAATTTAAAAGAAGAGCTGGATCTTGCGACAAAAATATATCAGCAGAATAAACAGATTAAAACCATTCCGGAAAGTGATTTGCCGGCCATATTTCCAAGTCCGGTGAACTATGTTAAAAGGGAAGGAAGTTTTAAACTGAGTCCGGAGGTAAAAATCATTGCCGTGGCGGCTTTTGAGAAAGAAGCATCAGCCCTGGCAAAAGATCTTGCCGGCATTTTTGGAAAGAAACCGATGCTGGCCAAAGGTTCAGAAACCCAAGGGATTTTCTTCGAACAGGATAATTCTATTGGAAAAGAAGGATATGAACTGAGCATTAGTGCGCAGAAGATAGTCATTAAAGCTGCAGATGCTGCAGGCGCTTTTTATGGGGTTCAGTCGCTGAAAACTATGCTTCCCGCCTCATCGTGGGCAAGTGTTACGCGTCTGATCAACATTCCCGCTGCGGAGGTTAAAGATGCACCGCGTTTCGGTTTCAGAGGTTTTATGATGGATGTCGGCAGAAATTTTCAACCTAAATCTGAAGTGTTAAAGGTTCTGGATCTGATGGCACTATACAAGCTTAACGTCTTTCATTTTCATTTAACGGAGGATGAAGGCTGGCGATTGGAAATTCCAGGATTACCTGAGCTGACTTCCGTTGGAGCCCAACGTGGACATAGCAGGAACGAACAGAGCAGTATTCTTCCATCTTATGGATCAGCTGCAACTGTTGGAACGAATTCCGGAACTGGATTTTTTAGCAAAGCAGATTATATAGAAATCCTTAAGTATGCAACGGAAAGACATATTCTGGTTATTCCTGAGATTGAAACCCCGGGACATGCCAGGGCAGCTATCAAATCTATGGATGCAAGGTATGCCAGATTGATGAAAGAAGGCAGGCAGGCCGAAGCAGAACGTTATCTGTTGAGAGACCTGAATGACCAGTCGATATACCGTTCGGTTCAGGGATTTAATGATAACGTGGTTGATGTTGCCCTTCCTTCTGTCTACGCTTTTTTAGAAAAAGTAACTGATGAATTGATTGCTATGCATAAAGAAGCCGGAGCACCGCTTCCAACCATTCATTTTGGCGGAGACGAAGTGCCGACAGGAGTATGGGAGAAGTCGCCGGCAGCAGATCAGCTTTCAAAAACAGACCCTAAGCTGAAAGGAACAGACGCACTCTGGTATTATTATTTCAGTAAAATGAATCAGATGTTGAAAGCTAAAGGGTTGTATTTGTCGGGATGGGAGGAAATTGGTTTGTACAAAGCAGAGATGAATGGCGGAAAGAAAATGTTACCGGAATCTCGTTTTGTAAATGAAAACTTTCATGCAGATGTATGGAACAACCTGAGTGGTAATGAAGATCTCGCCTATAAAATGGCTAATGCAGGGTATAAGGTGGTACTGACACCGGTGACTAATTTCTATATAGACCTGGCAGTAAACCGAAGTTTTGAAGAAAGAGGACAGAACTGGGGTGGTTATGTGGATGTCGACAAGCCTTTTTACTTCATTCCTTACGATTACTATAAAAATGTAAAAGAAGATGAACAGGGAAACCCAGTTGATCCTGCAATTTTTAAAGATAAAGAGCGTTTGACGGAGCTAGGTAAATCTAATATTGTAGGGTTACAGGCTCCGCTATGGAGTGAAACGATTAAAACACCAGCACAATTTGAATACATGCTGTTGCCAAAACTTTTAGGCTTTGCCGAAAGGGCATGGGCTAAAGATCCGGAATGGGCAACAACAGCTG
This region of Pedobacter steynii genomic DNA includes:
- a CDS encoding family 20 glycosylhydrolase; amino-acid sequence: MKQYLIGALLIMTATESSFAQQGSDLKAQDLSINLEMMSNRDDKVVSVLHIRNNGKAALPASGWKIYFNSRVIKTSGADSAVATIQHVNGDLFQLSPLKPFKTLPAGATVQLKLSSESMNNVSERPQGFYLVWDKTPDHAENIGTFSFKAFPGNLKEELDLATKIYQQNKQIKTIPESDLPAIFPSPVNYVKREGSFKLSPEVKIIAVAAFEKEASALAKDLAGIFGKKPMLAKGSETQGIFFEQDNSIGKEGYELSISAQKIVIKAADAAGAFYGVQSLKTMLPASSWASVTRLINIPAAEVKDAPRFGFRGFMMDVGRNFQPKSEVLKVLDLMALYKLNVFHFHLTEDEGWRLEIPGLPELTSVGAQRGHSRNEQSSILPSYGSAATVGTNSGTGFFSKADYIEILKYATERHILVIPEIETPGHARAAIKSMDARYARLMKEGRQAEAERYLLRDLNDQSIYRSVQGFNDNVVDVALPSVYAFLEKVTDELIAMHKEAGAPLPTIHFGGDEVPTGVWEKSPAADQLSKTDPKLKGTDALWYYYFSKMNQMLKAKGLYLSGWEEIGLYKAEMNGGKKMLPESRFVNENFHADVWNNLSGNEDLAYKMANAGYKVVLTPVTNFYIDLAVNRSFEERGQNWGGYVDVDKPFYFIPYDYYKNVKEDEQGNPVDPAIFKDKERLTELGKSNIVGLQAPLWSETIKTPAQFEYMLLPKLLGFAERAWAKDPEWATTADPAKEKALYEQAWSEFVNVLGKKELPRLSHYSGGYLYRIPTVGVNLSNGQLEANLQYPGFTIRYTTDGTEPGKNSSIYKTAIPVKGDIKLRAFDTAGRGGRTILISQ
- a CDS encoding acyltransferase family protein, whose product is MNQPQRFLSLDVFRGMTVCFMIIVNTPGSGAQPFAMLEHAAWHGFTPTDLVFPSFLFAVGNAMSFSMKKSALMNNQEVLTKIFKRTLLIFLIGYLMYWFPFFHYNEAGGISFSPIGNTRILGVLQRIGLCYGIVSLMIHYLSTRWVAILSVLFLIGYWIVLLCFGDPADPFSMTGNAGQYLDLFLLGDTHLYHGEGIAFDPEGILSTIPSCVNVIIGYYAGRFIQEKGKGFESIAKLLLAGVLLVFLAWCWNSAFPINKKLWTSSFVLITCGLDLIIIAALIYIIEVKASTKWTGFFTVFGKNPLFIYIVADLLLIIINTLFPKSDFSGWINTVFFQAIAPGPIGSLLFAISFMLVCWFIGYLLDRKKIYIRV